The sequence below is a genomic window from Cucumis melo cultivar AY chromosome 5, USDA_Cmelo_AY_1.0, whole genome shotgun sequence.
TCCAGGCTGAGGTATTGGGTGTTTGATTCTACTCTCTGATAGTCTGATTGTGGTATTAATTTCTTGTTTTTAGCTTTTTTGGTTTCATGGGTTGCTGTAAtttttgaagttgaaaatgGGTTTTTTATTGCTGGCAGGAGGAAAGGAggaatgatttgaattttggaatTCAGAAGCTTAACAAGTGTTGTTCAGGAAAGTACCAAATCGATTGACTTTTAAGCTTTTCTTCTATTACTTCCTAAATCAAGCGATCTGAGAATCGATCGTTGATTGATTTCTAGTGTTGGGTTTTTTTCCACCCACCATGAGCAATTAGCGTTAGGTTTTCGGGGCTGTGGAATTTAAAAATTGGTTTCAACCGAAGAGGGAGTTTGTTTAATTCAGATTTACTTGTCAACTGATTTGCTGGATGATCTTCTGAATACGATCATGGAGAATAGTTTGAAAGAAATATCGTTGGAGAAGCAACCAAGCTCTCGTGTGGTCATGGAGAAGCAGAAAAGCATTAGAGGGTTCATGGAGAAGCAGAAGAGCTTTCGGATGGTGATGGAGAGGCAACTCAGTTTCATGGGCGgggagaggaagaagacgaaGGAATCACCTGGGAAACGTGGGGATTCACCACTTCACTTGGCAGCAAGAGCTGGAAACGTAGTGAGAGTCAAAGAGATTCTTCAGAATAGCAATGATAAAAATGAGTCAAATTCATTATTGTCAAAGCAGAATCTCGAAGGTGAGACTCCTCTTTATGCAGCTGCTGAAAATGGGCATGACTTCGTCGTTGCAGAGATGTTGAAATATTTGGACCTTGAGACTTCATTTATAGCTGCCAGAAACGGATATGATGCTTTCCACGTCGCAGCGAAGCATGGCCATCTCAGTAAGAACCTCTATTGGTGATTAAACTATTGCAATCAGATATCACATTCGATCATAATAGCATGTCTTATTGTCAATGACTTTAGGGATATGCCAATTGCTCGATAAATGTGTGTCTATGTATCTGACCTTTTATCAACTGTCAAATAGTATTTGACTTTATGATTCCACCTTTATTGCTCCCTTCTTTTCCCctcaaattgaaaaatatgtTTATTCTTTTGGTTGATTTGTAAACAGGGTATTGCCTTTGTTAAACTTGCATCTCAACGATGGTTTACGAAGAGAACGAAGAAACACTTTAGTTTGAACAAGTAATAGTTTGTGTTTAATATGCGTTAGACAGAATACACACAAATCAAAACTTTGAACAAACTGAATACAAGTCCGACAATTGGTGGCCACGTGTCAAGCACATGTTAAGCAGATTAGACTAGTGTTCGACTTGTCTCATGAACATTTGCCCTTGTTGGATACACAACTAGAATCTTCAATCTTCTATTTATATAGGGGAAAAAAGCATACATATCTGATAGAGTTCTCATACATATCTGATGGAGTTTATCGTTGTTTTTGGGTCATTATTGAAACCCCTTTCCTCTGTGTCAAAACTCTATTTAGCTATTGGATTTTTTAATATAAGTTTTAAATATATTACTAGAATCTTCAGATATGTATGCTTTTTTTCTTAGGTACAGACCTTTTATTTTctggtttttattttttgatgGCATAAGATTTTTTGTCAAGATCTTACCTGATTGCTGGTAATGGTCTGCTTTCACTTTTTCTTTCTAGATTTACTTTTTTGACTTTTCACGAGGTTTTATCACGTTTTCAAATTTATCAACCAAAAGAGCTGAAATAATAAAGGAGAATCATCAGATATCTTCTTCCTCAGAATATTGCACTATGACATCAAccttttgttgttttctttataattttatttctttttgatGCCCTTTCTGATCGAACAAATATTGCAGAGGTGTTGCAGGAACTTCTTGATGTATTTCCCAACTTGGCCATGACCACAGACTCGGTCAACTCAACTGCTTTGCACACAGCTGCCATGCAGGGGCACATTGATGTGGTAAACCTCCTTCTCGAAACAGACTCAGAACTTTCTAAGATAGCCCGAAACAATGGAAAGACTGTCCTTCATTCAGCTGCCAGAATGGGCCATGTTGAAGTTGTTAAATTATTAGTAAGAAAGGACCCAACCCTCGGATTCCGAACTGACAAGAAGGGGCAAACCCCACTGCACATGGCTGTAAAAGGGCAGAACGATAGCATTGTGATGGAGTTACTAAGACCTGATCCTTCAGTTTTGACTTTGGAAGATAACAAGGGTAATACAGCATTACACATTGCAGTGTTGAAGAGACGTACTGAGGTAAACAATCTATTTTGCACATCTTTATAGCTTTAAAAAGCGTTCACTTGATGCAAATTTTGCTTTATTAGTTTGATATGGCATGGATGCTTACCAAGGACTTTCGTTTAGTGAGCCATTTTTCTTCCCCGTTCAAAATGACATTAGTCCACCATTTGTTGTTAACATAATTGGGTTCCCTGAGATTAAGTTTAGCAATGGGTAATAATGTGTTCAGTGTCTCGTTAGTGTTCTTTAATCTTGAAAATCCAATTACTTTAATAGATTGTGGTTGAATCTTGATTAACTTCAAATATACTGTGATCCATTGGGTAGCCTATAGTTATAATGTTGTTATCATTTAGTTCCCGTTTGTTAACTATTTGgcttttggtttttaaaaaataagccCATGGACACCACTTCCATCTATTAGTTTTTAGGGTTTGTTACCTACCTTTCAGAAATGTTTCAAAATTAAagccaaaatttaaaaactaaaaaaattggtcttcaaaaacttggttttgtttttaaaaattgaagaaaTCAAATGCTTACATAGGAATATGAAAACCATTGGTAAGAAAtcaaatgttgtagggtcaTATGGGTTGTCCTGTAATATCAGTCGAGGTGCGTGTAAGCTGGCTCGGACAACTACGGATATAAAGAAAATCGGAGAACAAAAgcacaattaaaaaaaaaaaaaaagttacccaCTGGCCATGGTGATTGAATTTGTtcagttttattttatattttcacaTGCATTAAGAGAACTGTGTGCTGcaatattatatatgtatatatttttaaaagctCGAATTCTATCAATATcaatagaaaaacaaacaaTGAAATAAACAACCTAAGGAACACACAGACATATAAATGCCCCAAAATTGATATAATGAATTTCCAATATCAATGGAAAAACAAACAAGGGAATAATGTATTTCCATTTGCCTCATCACGGCTCCTAGCTTCCTCTTggtcatctctctctctctgcttTTCGCAGATTATtctttagtttatttttatttccatGAGTGTTCGGGCCAGCTTATGCATacctcgactaatctcacaGGATAACCCGCTGACCCTACTAcgtttggtgtcaaggtaactCATAGGAAAATTAATTTTAGGTAGGTGGCTATCAAAGATTGAACCCATGATACTATTTCTTGTGTTCCTTGGATGTTTCTTCTATCATAATGAGGCTGTACATAAGTTATCctatttgtatttattatacTATCAATGAAAtctttgtttccttttcaaaaatttaaaaaaatgccccaaaattgttgttgtttcttttgttttctgaGAAGGTGGGGGACTTAGAACTGCATTTGCCCAATTACAAGAATCCATAGGAAACTCCAACACATTAGATTTGAGTCTGCAAAACTTTAAACCCTCCTATTCCTATCTAACTATATGGACCAAACCACTTGTAATGACACCGAGGGACTTGTAAAAAGCGACCCACATTGAAGTTAGAAAAGGGCAAAGCCTGAACTGAAGATTTATATCCTACAAAAAGTTTTTTACAACACTTCCCAGTTTGGACTTGACCTGAGAGCTAAAAACCTTTGATGACATCAAAAGTGTTGATTTTCCCCACACTACCAGCCAGGGAATGAAGAATCGAACTGTCTTCAGAATTTCAACGTCAAATGATAGGTTATAGGAGAAGGCAACTCACAAGATTATCAATAGAAAGCATATCATTGAAACCTAAAATCAAAGTGACCCTCTACAGAGACGAGAAGATTATCAATTGGGAAACAATGCCTGGTAGAGAATAAAGATACGCAACAGTACTGGATAGAGGATCTTTGTTATCCCATGATCCTTCTAGAATTAACATCCTGAGTTCCATCCCACCTGCAAATGTGTAACAACCAGTTCTTATAATTACTCTATTTAACGAAACTAAAGAGAGATGCCAAACCCTTTAGTCAAAGAGATGTTCTTTCTAAGCAAGTTCCAAATAACCAGGCGACCCATGCACATTTCTTTTCACTATTGACCACATGAGGCCAACCTTTTTCAGACACTCCCACAAATAAATTGTTCTTCAGTTCCTAATCTTTCTTGGTAGGAACAAAGGGGTCATAAACATTGACAAGAAATAGTGAGTACTTCCACTCAAAGCTAACAGAAGAGTTAGATGACCTTTTAAGGAAAAGGCCTTATCTTCTTTGGAATAAAGATGCTTCCTATAACTTTTCATCATTGGTTCCCAAACATAGGCTTCTGGGATTTTGATCAAGTGTGAGACCCATATGATTGGGGTAGCTGGTCAATTGCACGTTAAATCTTACTTGCTGGGCTGCAGTCTTATCAGATTCGACTTTGAAACTTCTGTATAAAAAACTACTGTAGTTCATGAGGCCCTCACAAAGTTGACAAGGACTACTTAAGGCACCTATGTGACTTGATCTAATTGGTCCGGAATACTCTTAGTTAACATGATTGATAAATACTCAAGGCTACTTGGCAAAAGATCTTTGGGGTTCTTTGTGGAGGGAACTGCCGATCTCTTATCTAGCCTTGTAAATTTTCGTATACAGTCCATTTAATAATAATAGTGGTAATGGGCTGAAATTCTTTACGTTAATTGCCTCACGTCAAAAGACTATAAAAAAGTCTCAATAGATGATGACTGAAAAACTTCCCCAAAATTTTTGAATGACTCTGAATCCTCACCCATATACTCTGATAAAAAGTGAATCAAAGATCATCAGGGTGAGGACATTAGACAACTCTTTTAGTTTGGTCTGTTTAGCTAGCCACTCCTAATATTCTTAATTGACTGTAATGAAAGGTTATCTAGCTAGAGCatacaaagaagagaaaaaactTGCGAATTGGTTTTTCTAATCATTTTCTGTTTTATATCAAGTTTAATGCTGATGTTCATTTTGTCTATCTAAATTGAAGAAAAAGTTCAGCTTCAATTTTTAATTCTCATACTGGATGTCGGCTTTATTTTGAGATCTTTATATATTTGCAGAATGTTCGTTGCCTATTATCTGTTAAGGGAATCAACATCAATGCCATCAACAAGAATGGAGAAACCCCACTTGACATTGCGGAGAAATTTGGATCTACAGAACTTGTAAACATTTTGAAGGAAGCAGGTGCAGTCATTTCCAAAGACCAGGGCAAGCCCCCGAGTGCTGCCAAGCAACTTAAG
It includes:
- the LOC103491313 gene encoding ankyrin repeat-containing protein At5g02620-like; amino-acid sequence: MENSLKEISLEKQPSSRVVMEKQKSIRGFMEKQKSFRMVMERQLSFMGGERKKTKESPGKRGDSPLHLAARAGNVVRVKEILQNSNDKNESNSLLSKQNLEGETPLYAAAENGHDFVVAEMLKYLDLETSFIAARNGYDAFHVAAKHGHLKVLQELLDVFPNLAMTTDSVNSTALHTAAMQGHIDVVNLLLETDSELSKIARNNGKTVLHSAARMGHVEVVKLLVRKDPTLGFRTDKKGQTPLHMAVKGQNDSIVMELLRPDPSVLTLEDNKGNTALHIAVLKRRTENVRCLLSVKGININAINKNGETPLDIAEKFGSTELVNILKEAGAVISKDQGKPPSAAKQLKQTVSDIKHDVESQLQQTRQTGFRVQRIAKRLKKLHISGLNNAINSATVVAVLIATVAFAAIFTVPGQFVEQKSNGETLGQAHIATNAAFIIFMVSDSMALFISLAVVVVQTSVVVIEQKAKRQLVFVINKLMWLACLFISVAFISITYVVVGSNHKWLAICATVIGSTIMLTTIGSMCYCVVQHRMEESKMRSIKRAESRSHSYSMSVVASESELLNNEYKRMYAL